From the genome of SAR202 cluster bacterium:
GATTTGCGCGGCGGCCTCGCTGAAGGACGGTCTCGACAATGTCGGACCAAGGCCTGATCGGCCTGCCGCGCTATCTCACATTTTATACATCAGCCAGTCTCTTTTTATCTTACAAGGCCGTCTGGTTTGCCGGACCTTACCCAGCCCGTTGGGCTGGGCTCAGGGAACACGGCCCTTCAGGCCGTTGGGGAACCTAAGACATGAAGTCGCCGGGCGAGGACCCTTACAACCTGTTCAGTGACCTAACTTCGCCCCGTCGCCGCCTTTAGGTACGCGATCTCGTGGTCGCCGAAGTCCTTCTCAACCAGCGAGGCGATTGGCACGAGCTCCGACGAGATCTCGTAGTCGTCCGGCACCTTTGCCTCCGGCACGTCCCTGACGTGTTCGGCGTGGTAGACCGCCCACAGAAAGTCTGGGTAGATGTACTTGTAGTTGGAGGGCTTCGGACTTGTGTGGTGGAGGTGGACGATGCCGACCTGGCGGAGAGGCCGTACCTCTACGCCAGCCTCCTCCAGGAGCTCCCTCCGGACTGTCTCTTCGTAGGTCTCTCCTGGCTCGACCCGGCCTCCGGGCAGGAGGTGCCTATCGTCCTTGTTGGTGC
Proteins encoded in this window:
- a CDS encoding NUDIX domain-containing protein, with the protein product MGQRDDTPRRRFVPDGRAAPKELVTSARAVVLKGDTVLVSTNKDDRHLLPGGRVEPGETYEETVRRELLEEAGVEVRPLRQVGIVHLHHTSPKPSNYKYIYPDFLWAVYHAEHVRDVPEAKVPDDYEISSELVPIASLVEKDFGDHEIAYLKAATGRS